The Gammaproteobacteria bacterium DNA segment GCACGTGCTCGGTATTACGCATCCCAAACAACTCATCGGACAAAACCCGTATGTAATGCACGCCAGATTGTGCGAATTGACTCAAATCAAACACGACGTTTGCATGATCGATGTGTTTATCTCGATCGTCCACTTCATGGAAGGTGGCAAAGCTCTGCCCTGGTGGCACTTTACCGGAGAGCGGAAAAAGGCACTTTCGCACACTGATGAAGGGGCACCGGCAGCTTAAATTCCTACAGTGGCAATTAAACTGTTTTTCGCTTATTCAAGACCACTTCAGTTCCAGATCTTTTTTATTCAATGCACAATCACGTAAATACAGGTTGATCAGACTTTGGTAAGCAATGCCTTTTTCTTCGGCCAGCTGTTTGAAATAACCGATAGTGTCTACATCCAAACGAATCGTAATTTGTTTTTTCAAACGTTTGGCGTAAGGATTTTTTATGGATTTTGAAAAATCGTAATTTTCACGCATGGTGATTATCCTCATAGTGTTTACGTTCAAATCTATTGTCTTTTCTTGCCGAAATAATACGAATGGTATTTTTATTCCGCTCACAAAAACAAACCACGATTAAACGAAATAATTCGCTTATACCAAGAAGCACAAAACGCTCTTCCCCAATCGAGTGATCAGGATCCCTGACCACCTGACCCAACTCATCAAAAAAAACCGTACGTGCCTCCTCAAATGAAACTCCATGCTTTCGCATATTGACCAAATTCTTTGTTGCGTCCCACTCAAAAGTAAATTCATCCATGAATTTCTCCTTTAACAAATTGTAACTACATTGTAGTTTTTATACAATACATAAAATATTTCTGAAATTCCTCTTGAAATATTCTCTAAATGTTCTCATACTGTGTAGAACGTTTGGAGAATATTTTATGAATGAGCCGCACCTGACCAAAACCGCCCGCAAAATCCTGGCCTATGTTACGCAACATATTGAAAATCAACAGGAAAGTCCTACAGTCGCCGAGATTGCCCAAGGCTGCGATATGCAATCCACCGGTACCGTACACCGTTATTTATCGCAATTGATCGAGGCCGGGGCGCTGGTTCGCAGCGGCAAAGGCTGGCGAAACCTGGCTTTGCCCCACGACGAAGTACCGGAAGACGACAATCCCTATGCCATGCCTTTCCTCGGCAAAGTCGCCGCCGGTCTGCCCATCGAGGCCATTTCGCAACACGAGACCATCGATTTTTCCGAGTATTTGTTCGGACCCAAGCGTTTTGCCTTGTACGTGGATGGCGAATCCATGATCGAGCTCGGCATCATGCCCGGCGACACCGCCATTCTGGAACATGCCAACACCGCCGACAACGGCGACATTGTGTGTGCCCTGGTTGATCACGAAGAGGCCACCTTAAAAACCTTTTATCGCAAAGGCGGCGGCATGGTGGAATTGCATCCGGCCAACAGCGAGATGCAAGTGCAAACCTACTCCGGCGACCGCGTGCAGATACAAGGCATTTTGAAAGCCTCGTTCCGAAGTTACCAGGCCCCGCGCTGGCTGAAGTAAGCGCTGGTTAACGTAAAGATTAAATGATTTGATAAAAAATTCGCTCGCACATTAAACCTTAAAGAAGAATTATCATGGCCAATCCATTACAACAACGTCGTTCCGACCGCCCTTCGCATCAAAACGCCAACAACCGTTGGGACCGCATGATCGCACTGGTCGACATGAATGCATTTTTTGCTTCCATCGAACAACTGGATTTTCCGGAGTTACGCGGGCGCCCGGTTGGGGTCACCAATGGCAAGCTCGGCACGTGTGTGATCACCTGCAGTTACGAAGCACGCATGCAAGGCATTAAAACCGGCATGCGGGTTAAAGACGCTTTAAAACTTGCCCCCGACTTTGTGCAACGTCCGGCGCGTCCGCAACGCTATGCGGCGATCTCGGCAAAAATTATGGCGGCCCTAAAGAACATCACCCCCGACATCGAAATTTTTTCGGTAGACGAAGCCTTTCTGGATCTCACGCATTGCCAGCGTTTGTACCAATCGCCCAGGGAACTGGCCAAACTGATCAAGCGTACTGTATTTGAAGTCTCGGGTCTGTTGTGTTCGGTGGGTGTGAGCGGTGACAAGACCACCGCCAAGTTTGCCGCCAAACTGCAAAAGCCCAATGGCGCGACCATCATTAAACCGGAAGACGCGGCCAAGGCCCTGGCCGATGCACCGGTCACAGCGATTTGCGGAATTGCACGCGGTATCGAACGGCATTTAAACGCCCGCAACATTTTTACTTGCGGCGACATGGCCAAACTGCCGATCAGTGAAATGAGCAGTCGCTGGGGCAACATCGGACGCCGCATGTGGCTGGCTTGTCAGGGTCAGGACCCGGACGAACTGGTGCAAGAGATCCCCGAACCCAAAAGCATCGGACACGGTAAGGTCGTACCACCAAACACCACCGACGAAACCACGCTGCAGATCTTTTTAATTCATATGTGCCACAAGGTTGGTACGCGCTTAAGACGCCACCAGTTACGCGCCCAGAATTTCACTATCAGCATGCGCACCGCCGACGGCTGGATCAAAGAACACTACTTCACCGAGCCCACCCAGAATGGAAAAACCCTGCTCAATTTGTGCAAAGCCTTTTTGGCCTGCCGCTGGAACGGCGAAGGCATCTGGCAAGTACAGGTCACGGCTCTGGATCCGGAGCCGATCACCGGGCAAACCGACATGTTCCTGGATACCACGTGTGAAAAAAAACTGGATGCCAAGACCGATGAGGTCATGGACAAGATCAACAACCGCTATGGCGAATTCAGTCTGTGTCCGGCTCCGCTACTCAATCGCTCG contains these protein-coding regions:
- a CDS encoding mitomycin resistance protein; translated protein: MKSPNRATVSKLTDLPNVGKATAGDLHVLGITHPKQLIGQNPYVMHARLCELTQIKHDVCMIDVFISIVHFMEGGKALPWWHFTGERKKALSHTDEGAPAA
- the lexA gene encoding repressor LexA, which produces MNEPHLTKTARKILAYVTQHIENQQESPTVAEIAQGCDMQSTGTVHRYLSQLIEAGALVRSGKGWRNLALPHDEVPEDDNPYAMPFLGKVAAGLPIEAISQHETIDFSEYLFGPKRFALYVDGESMIELGIMPGDTAILEHANTADNGDIVCALVDHEEATLKTFYRKGGGMVELHPANSEMQVQTYSGDRVQIQGILKASFRSYQAPRWLK
- a CDS encoding BrnT family toxin, which translates into the protein MDEFTFEWDATKNLVNMRKHGVSFEEARTVFFDELGQVVRDPDHSIGEERFVLLGISELFRLIVVCFCERNKNTIRIISARKDNRFERKHYEDNHHA
- a CDS encoding antitoxin — its product is MRENYDFSKSIKNPYAKRLKKQITIRLDVDTIGYFKQLAEEKGIAYQSLINLYLRDCALNKKDLELKWS
- a CDS encoding DNA polymerase IV, with the translated sequence MIALVDMNAFFASIEQLDFPELRGRPVGVTNGKLGTCVITCSYEARMQGIKTGMRVKDALKLAPDFVQRPARPQRYAAISAKIMAALKNITPDIEIFSVDEAFLDLTHCQRLYQSPRELAKLIKRTVFEVSGLLCSVGVSGDKTTAKFAAKLQKPNGATIIKPEDAAKALADAPVTAICGIARGIERHLNARNIFTCGDMAKLPISEMSSRWGNIGRRMWLACQGQDPDELVQEIPEPKSIGHGKVVPPNTTDETTLQIFLIHMCHKVGTRLRRHQLRAQNFTISMRTADGWIKEHYFTEPTQNGKTLLNLCKAFLACRWNGEGIWQVQVTALDPEPITGQTDMFLDTTCEKKLDAKTDEVMDKINNRYGEFSLCPAPLLNRSSMPNVISPAWKPFGHRETIQTARALASA